From the Paenibacillus tianjinensis genome, the window ATAGCATCTTCATTCCCCACCAATGAAACATAATCCCTCATGTCTTCATATTCAGATGAAATCTGATACAACATAGCAAGCCTATAATCTTTACCTTTTTTTAACCCATCACCGCAGGCGGCCAGAAGAACCATAATCATGATTATTGAAAGCAAAGTAATAAGTATCTTAAAACTCATCATTGAATTCACATCCTTTATTTAGGTTTTATGAATGATAATTCAAATAAATTATTTTTTACCCAAATATCATATATGAGTATTCTCATTATTTCAATAAATTGATTTATTACTTGTATCGTAAATATCATATAAAATGATCCTAATCCCTTATAAACTAAGGGATTTTTTGCTGTCTGGAGATAATAATACATAGTTGTATCGGTAAAGTGTGCATAGAATAAGGAGTTTTTGATCAAAAATGGGGCGAATTTTGATAAATTTCAGTAAAAATGATAGAAATTTACGATTATTTATTAGGTAAAAACGTTGATAGTACTAGGTTTGTACGATACAAGTGACGATACAAATAGGGTAAAAATGGACTTATTTAGAGTGAATATTCATCGTGATAATAATAAACGTCTCGGAGTGGAAGTGCTATGGGCCTATTTTCTGAAAATGACCCCTAAAATGATTTAAAATACCCCCCACCTAGCTTAAAATTTCTTTTCTAACTGCTACATAACTACTCTTGTATAGCAGATAGAACGCTTGACAGAACGGGTAATTTATGAATCAAAAAATGAAAAGAATTACTAAAATTTGAGTTAATCTAATTAAATTTTTTTGAATTCGTGCGTATACCCACCGTGCTGGTCAAATGGTCGCCTCGTTTTATTATATATACTAGCGCGAACTCGAAGACTTAAGCACATTATCATCTGAATGAGTTTATAACTGAGGTGATCGGTTCATACTGAAATCTAAAACATATAGAGGAATGATCATATTGAACGATAAACCAAAAGTAAACTTTACCAAAAAGGCAGTATTTTAGATGATGATGAAAAATTAGAGTATTACAGTACATATCTTAGTAAACGTCCTGAATTAAATAAGATTGTAAATGAATTATGGGATGAATACAGAGAAGTAGTCAAGGAACATGGACATGGTAAAGAGTCTAAAGAGATATTGATCAAAATATACAGCTACGCCCCTAAAGGGTAAGGCTTTTTAAAGCTTCTTATTAGCATTCTCTCAGCAACTCTAAGACCTAACGCTTTCAACACATCGGTTACTAAAAATAACGCATGCCTGAAAGGAAAACGTATGGATAAAGAATTTATAGAAAGTCTTAAAAAACCTGAATTCGATCCGATTGTTAAAGAGTTGTGGGATAATTACAAGAAGTTAGTCAAAGAGCACGGACGCAGCAAAGAGTCCAAAGAATTATTAATCAAGATTCATAGCCTTGCTCCTAAGGAGTGAGGCTTTTTTCTTGTAAATTGGTTCTGCCTTTAGTCGTCCTGCCTTACGCATAAAGGGTATTCTGTTAAGCAATGTTCATTAGTCCCAGGGTAAGATTCATGAGTGTTCATCATTAACAAGTCTCTGGAGCATCATGTACTAGATCATTAGCATTATCCATGTTGTCTTCTTAGCAACGGTCATTAAGACATTCACGACTTGAGCATGTCTACAAGCGTTATGACACGGTTATAACGTACCTCTGTACATTTTACCCACCAACATATCACCTTTAAATGAAGACCATGTTAAAGCCAATGTCAGACAACGCTTTAAGGATATTCTTAGATGGTTTATGAGTAAACGGATCTCAATTACATTCTTTTACTACTGACAAGCTGTCAGTAGTAAACTGTTCTTCCTCTGCTACAGCTACAACTTCATTACAATCATAAAAAGGACTCCTTATTTTCAGGAATCCCAAAGTTTGCTTATTTTTATTTATTTACCATACACACTGAACAACAACAATTAACCATATCAAGCAACATACAACAATAGTTGTATTGCCTTTTGTTCTAGCTTCCATTGTTATCACACTCCTAAAAATTTATTAAAGAAATTGATAATCTTGCATTTATTTTTTTCATTATATTTATTTTTATAATCCTCTTTGACATCGCTTATAACATGAAAGTAATAACGTTCATCTTTAGATATTTCCTCTATAGTATTGTTTTTAATGTTTAAAAATAATAACAAATCATAATAATTAGATACGATATAGTTACTATTGTTATTAGGAATAACAATCTTTCTTCCTAAATCAAATGATCTAATTATTTTAAAATGCACATCACTATTAACTGAACATCGTCTATTAGCTTTCGGACATAATTCTGCAAACATGCTCTTTGCTTCTGAGCTTATTTTGTATTTAAACATTCTTAAAAATTCTCCCTTCTTTCTTTTCCTCCACTTATATAGCGGAGGGTTTACGATTGATTATTAAGCATATTGAAGTTCTTTTACCGTGTTTTTGTTTTTGAACACTGGTTCAAATACTGCCTTAACTCCTGTTTTATCTTCAATCCAAAGCGCTTCGGCTGCTTGACGTTGATCCAATCCGTTATAATGGATGAATTGTTTGCATCCTACACCAGACATATACCTTCTGTCACTCTCAATTGTGTATTGAGCATCCATCTCGGCACACTTGGCATCAATTCTTTCTTGAAAAGCTTCTGTTACATATGTATCTACGAATACGGGTAATTCGAATCCTTGCTTCATTACCCAGTTAGCGATATTCTGTTGAAAGGATTGAGGAATGTCTGCAACGTGAATGTTGATAAAAACTTCATTTGGACGATTTTCGATAATTCCTCTTGCTCTCACATTAAATTGTGATTTAACTGCTTCCAATACACTTGCCATAATCGCTTTGTTGTTTTTCACCATTTTTATCGTCTCCTTTTGTTTAACTTTATAACCTAATTATACTTTAGTTACTAGTGACTTGCAACTAGTTTCTATGGATTATTTCATTTCTTTTTGCTACAATGTTTTTATAAGAAAGGAAGTGTTTTAACGCATGTTAATAGTAAAACCAATCTTAAAACAATGGTTGGATGAACGTGGTTACAAAAGTCAACAAGCGTTTGCTAAAGAAGTAGGCATACCACAAAAAACAATTAATAACTTTGATGACAGTGTGCAACATAAAACCACAACACTTTTTAAGATAGCTCGACATCTTGGTATTACGGTAGATGAACTATTTCATGTTGAGGAAATAGAAGAGCCAGACACTGATAAAGTCAAACAATAAAACATATAAGAGAGATATGTGTACATATCTCTCTTTGGGATATCCGCGACAGCCACGCTTTCACAGCGGTACTGTTTCGAGCAGTTTCTCTCTGGATACTCATTCAGGTTGAAGTGTATTTATATTTATTATTATTTATCCTTTGTATGGGATTAAACTTTCTGCTACATCAGCCATCAGTGATTCAAAGTAATCTTGTTCCTTCGAATAATTCTCATGATTTTTTTGATCGAGGCAATCTATGACAACCTGTAACTCGGGCTTATTGTCTTTTGCTTTTTCGAGCAGAGATATATATAACATAGTCACAATGTTGTACTCACTAAAATATTTATCAATCATCGACCGCATAGTTACATAATCTTTCGCTTTCCAGCGTTTTTTCTGCTTTTTAGTTAAGTGGTCATAATCGTTTAGGTAAATATTCTCTAAACTTGACAACTAAAATTCACCTCCGTTGAATCGTTTATAATCTTCCTAATGTACGAGAATATTAGTCAAGTCCTCAGCCTGTTTTTTCATTTTGAAAAGCACTTTGCTAATATCCTTGCTTCCATATTTACACTTAGCATTAAAACCTAATGTCTCAGCATAGAACTCTTCTCTCTTCTCCGATGTGTTCAACACCTCATGCATTAGTGTAACTACAATGATCGCAGAGCGTGGGATATTCAAAGATTTAATGAGGAATTCAACGGACAGTGTTTCAGGCTTAATATCTCTAACAATAAACGTAAAAGTATCTTCACCCTGTGACCACACATTTACAGCATCTTTTTCATCTCTGCCAATCGTTTGCCATATCCGTCCAACTTTATCTGTTAGGTGAAAAATATTAACTCCTTCAAATATCTTTTCGTGTTTGACAATGTTCTTGTTTGTGTTCATGTTTACCGTCTCCTTTAATATAGATTATTGTTTTGCCTTCATCGGTGGGTATGTATTACCTTGTTGATTGATTTTATTATACACTAGTCACTAGTAACTTGCAACTATATTAGTGTATTAATAAGGATCATTAAAATAAAAACCTAATAACATCTGCGAAGGATGAAAATTAAAGCCCTTGAGGATGTCTCAAGGGCTTTATGCAAAACTCTTCTATTTTACCTCAAATCACTTAAAGTCTTCGTTATCGGCAAACAGGACTGCTATCCCATCATGATAACTGAAGTACCGAAACCTAAACAGCTTATTTAGATTGTCAAATCCACTCAATTCAAGAATCTCATCATTCTGTTTTTGAATATTCTGTTTATAATCTCTTGCCATATCTTGTAATACAGTAAAATCAGATTGTATATCCTGGATATGTTGGCTGATCACATTTTTGTACTGGTCAATTAAAGTGAAATTATTCAAACCGTTATTAATCCCAAACTCAATAATCTGATCACAGTGCTTTATCTTAAATGTCATGAAATCTTTATACTCATCCCATTTAGTGTGTCTGAGACGCTTTTTTACTTTATCGCTGAATAGCATCGGAACACCTCGCTTGAGTTTTCCGTTTAATTTTTGCGAGATACCCGATTAATATACATAAATAAGCCATCAATTAATCAACAGCATTATTGCCACCGTGCATTTCACTTCGCTCTTCACTCTCGGCCCATATTTCGTCTAATACTTTTCTAAATCTCCTAAGTGCTTCATCAGATGGGGTATTAAACCTGACAGAATAAAGAGTTTTTTTATTTCTATATTTCACAGAATATTTTATCCAGTAATGCCCTTCATCATCATAGTATTCTTCCAATATGTCCATTTCTTGACCCTTCTTCATAAAAAAGCAGCTCCTTCATGATGTAATGTAACCATCATAACAAGAAGCGTAAGGGAATCTTAGCGGTAATTTGTGGTGACCTATTTATCCTTGGAGTATCTTATCATCAAAGATAGGTGTTAAATGTCTCTCAACGATACCACTTATGGATTTAAAATGCCAATTATCTATAGCCCTGGTTTAATTTTTTAACTCTTTCGAGACTAAGTTCGGCGCTAACTTCGCCCGAAATTACTCGTTCAATAGTTCTGTTTAGCTCAAGTTCAATTGCACCGATCAACTGAAG encodes:
- a CDS encoding helix-turn-helix transcriptional regulator, encoding MLIVKPILKQWLDERGYKSQQAFAKEVGIPQKTINNFDDSVQHKTTTLFKIARHLGITVDELFHVEEIEEPDTDKVKQ